The genomic DNA AATATTTGGTATAAACTGAATTATTCTTCACTGTCTGCTTCAACTCAGAAAGAAATATAATCAAATTACCATTGTGGTAAACAGTTGATAGATTtcagataccttcaagtaaccATGGCGACCCCTACAACAactattttttcatttcttaaacccttgcttttttttaaaagttgctgCACTTAGAGTGAGTACAATGTCAACTTTAAACGACAATAACATGGCGTCATACTAGACCAAAGTAGAAAGTGAAAGTAGATTTCATACTATTGGTAATCTACAACCCTGCTGCTACCACTCTGATCATATTCCCCTCATCAATGCTCCATTATCACAGATCACATATATTATCTCTAATATATCTGCCTGTTTAACACCCTTTAACCAACAGGTGGTATTGTGATCAAATGAGGCCTCTATAATTAATACTTCCGTCTAGAAAATTATTGGAAAGCTTCAATGCTTCCAATTAGTTCAGATACAGCTTACTTTAAACACACCTACAACCACTCTGATCATATTCACTTCCTCAATGCTCCATGAAGAAGCAAAGAACGGTCATCAAAGACAGAGAGCATATGAAGCAAATCATTACTCTCTGTCAGCTTCATGTTCAGAAAAGAACATCATGACTCAACATTGTGGTGAGCGAGACCAAACACTTTAGAAACACATTTCTCAAGTAAGAAACTATAGAAATGATCCCTGAAAGTATAGTCTTAACGAATGTCGGGGTGAAAAAAAGAGGCCATTTAGAGAACGGTTGTTCTCACTCATGGTTCCTCCCTGCCATCAACAAGCTCCTCCACTTGCTGCGTCTCGTCCAGTCATGTGTCATTTATGTAAATGAGCCAGCATAGTACAGCCAATCACTGCATGACTCTTACAACACAGCTGTTATGCAGGGAGTGCACATACGAGGTAGAGAGGCAGTACTGGGGTCAATAAAACGCTTGTATTAAGTAAGTCAGCGAGTAAGTAAATTAATAAGTAGAAAAAGTAATTAAGTTAGTAAAAAAAGTTACTAGTAATTTTGTCAAAGTTCTAAATACTGGCAACACAAAAGGCTAATTTCTCTCACTGACTGAAAGAAGTCAGACAGGCTGCATTACATGTAAAGTCCCAGTTTACATTAAAGacagtgtaaaataaaaatgaggatATTTATTGTAATTACATAACATGTCATACATGAAAGGGAACTAAATGGAGAACGCAGGTCCTGGTGCTGGTATTTTAACACAGATTATGACTATCACTCTGATCATACTTCCTTCATCATTGCTCCATAACAAATTGAAGAATGATCATCAATGACAGAGAACATCCGAAGTGAATCATTACGCTCTGCCAACTTCACACTCAGAAAAGAACATCAAAACTGATCATCCTGAGCAGCAAGACCAAACCTTTTGATACCACATTTATCAAGTCAACAACTACAAAAGGTTATCGCTGAAAATATAGTCTCAGTGACGCTGCATGTGAAAACAGGAAGTCATTCACATGACGATCATTCTCACTCATGGTTCCTCCTTGCCTTTGCACATGACCAAAACaactatttatgtatatttatttatatttctctcCGTTAATCATCGGCGTCGGTACAGCATCAACAGAGgtcaccattgttgtttttgtgtgtgacgtcaaaaactgtaactgggagtacaacgatctggtactagttcacgggtagtaagttacggCTTTGACTGCCATTTCAGGGCACTTTCACAAGTAGAaagttgtgaaaacacgagttacaggttgcctggaacgcagcataagtaTAACCGTAACAAACCCATGTCAATAAAACTTAAGTCTAAACtgttaaactgttaatttaatGTTAACTAGTGAGCTGAACTGAACGTTAAGACGTGTTTCAGTTTAGTGAGTGGGACTACTACAGTCGGAGCTCCGGTCAAGCTCGGTGAACTCATCTTTAGAACAAATCTTTTTAGTGAACTGATCCTAGTGATGAAGTACACTGTAGAGAACAACTTTCCCCATCACTACTAATTTATCTCACTGACTGGAAGAGATCAGCCAGGCTGTAAAGGACTAGTTTACAACTGACCCTTCGCCCCACGCCCAAAAACCGACACAGGCCAATCGTGGtttagcaaccgtaactaggcgCGGGaggcctgtcaagctttcgagAGGGAAACATGCCTAAGCGTTGTGCATATGGATTGTGCAAATGTGATACCCGGTATCCTAAAAATTTGGACGGGGAGGTGGAATTTTTTCCCTTCCCGAAACCGAAAACCCAAGTGGAGAAATGCCGGGCGTGTGGGAGGCCCCATGCACAACTAAATGTCGACAGGATTAACTAAAACACCTACGTTTGCTCCAACGTAAGaacacgctaatgttagctagctagctaacagcattgcttggaaataatgacggttctttgttcataatgcataCATTGGAACGTAAaataagatgattaaaggcaagacggaggctcactgacatactttgaaatatatttcagcattttgttaatcGACGGCCTACCCCTGAGTACCCCAATCCGATCGCGGCTCTCCCGGTGTCAGTTCTAAGGAGGGAACATCGGGGCTTGCTGGAGATCTCCAAGAAAAAAGATTGGTATGTAAACTTAATCAGTTCATTAACAGTAGTCACTTATGTGCTGTCATACCTGTTTGCTACCGTATAGACTTTATTTGGGCAGCGAGATTTATTACAGAACACAGTATGCTCTCATGCTTTATACAAagtgcattttatttgtttctggtaagaaaccaatacaggataaaaaaaacaatgatttcATGAAGACAACTAAATTGTTACAGACAATTGTTAAACTGATTCTTTACTGAATCCTGTGTGACAGGAAGCCAGCACCTCAAACTCAGCAGGAAGCCAGCACCTCAAGTTTCACCGACACCGACACATTTCACAGTACAACACAACAGAGCGACTCTACCTATGGTAAGTTTAAACTGCtatttgtatctgtttttagTTACTGGTTGCAACTGGGAAGGAAGTaatcaaagaaaaacaaatctaatttgtctttcatttcgccccacttttctttcttttcttctgcgCACATTACAAAGAAGTCACACCAAGGCATGCCTGTGAGTCCCAGCTGCCCTATTATTTGGTAGTAATACGCGTGGGTCTCCTTTAGCTTGTAACCACCATCTGCCTGTCTTTGGTGATAGGGACAGGGTCTTGGCAGCTGTTCTTTGCTggacattttatttccaaaagGCCAAAGCTTGTACCATCTACGACCTTCCTGTCTGGGGATGTGCCAAGGTGTGGAGCATGGGGGTTCACTACAAAGCCGCAAGGGTATACCAGATTACCTGTTATATTTGAGTACTGCTGCGCTGCCACAGGTTCTAGCTCTACCCCTCTCCTCATTGCTGTGGTCTGCATTTTTGATGTGCCCTTGATACTCACAGCCAAGGTGTCGAAGTCGGCTCTCCTAGAGCATATTGTCTTGAACACACTTGACGTTAGTCGAGGAGCCCGGGCAAGATGCCAGGTGTGATTTGTATCTTGTCGTCTGGTCTCTCTTTCTAAAGCTAAAGACTTGGATGGTGTGATTGTCAATTTTCTGTAaccacatgttttttttcatacagcACTGCACAGAAATTTAACGGCTGTGTTGGCAGAGGGAAATCCGGGAAGTCGTTTGACGGCTGGTTCGCAGATGATGGTCCTGCAGAGTCAAGGAGAGGAAGCTgtaaaacagaagaaaataacataaattaGTAACATTCCAtgtttcctttctcttttttgtcatttacagaAGAACATGATATAGGCGACCATGGAGAGGAACTGAGAACTCTGCAGGACGCATTAGCCAATCACAAGCAGGACATCATGAATCTGAAGCTCCAACTCGAGGCAAAGGATGGCCAACTCCATCATCTTCAAAAGGAGCTTCAGTTTGCACACACCTCAGATGCTTTAAACCCAGAGATCTTAAACCAAAGCCATGTGCCTGACTAGTTCCACTACGGCACAGGGTTTTCTTATGAGCAATTTAACAGCTTGTGTGAATTTTTTAACATTCCAACTGACCCAAGtgcaccacaaacacacattcctcTGTCAATCAAACGTGTCAATAATTCAATCAAACAACTTTCACTGCGTACTCACCTTAATGAAATTAAGACAACATTTGGACCACAAAGACCTAGTCTTCAGATTTAACATCTGTTTACAGAGTGTCAGCACACAGATCAACTCCTGGGTGGACTATATGTATGATAGTCCTGGCAAATTGTCTATTTGGACACACAGGGATGTTATTTCTGAGAACATGccagctaaatttaaggaagaatTGCCAAATACTTTTGCCATCTTAAACTGCACTGAACTTAAGATTCAGAGACCAAGCTCACTAGTGTTGCAGAGTCAGACTTACTCCACCTACAAGTCTACTAACACCCTCAAGTCTCTATCGGCCTGTGATCCACGAGGTGCAGTCTGCCCTCTTCACCAGAGCAATTTCTGATAAACAGATTTCCAATGAGTGCAACATCCTTGACATTTTGAAGGGGTACATTCAGTGTGGCTATCTCAACGTAGGAGATGGCTTGATGGTTGATAAAGGCTTTCCAATAGAGAAGGAAGTTGAGGAGATTGGTTTGCAACTTAACATTCCACCTTTTGCAAGAGCAAACAGACAGATGCCACATGCAGATGTTGAAATGACCAAAAGAATAGCCAAGCACAGGGTTCATGTTGAGAGAGCTATTGCAAAGATGAAGTTTAAAATTGTGTCAGGCCAAATCCAGATTTCCCGGCTTGTGAACATAAATCAAATACGGTATGTAGTCAGCATGCTGTCTAACTTCCAGCCACATATCATCAAAGATTAAGGTTGTCTGTGTGTAGAAGAACTGAGTGGTCAAGAAAGATCACGCTGACGTGGTGCACTGCCCTGTACATATAAGTTGAGTAAATTTCATATAAAGTACACAATAAAGAATATCTACTTTAATACTGCCTCATCTCATTCATTTACCTGATGGCTCAAACCACTTCCTAGTGGGTATCTCTCTCCTCCTACAGTTATGTCAACAGGGGGGTCTGTTTACCAAGTAGCTGATGGGTGCTCCTGTCTGCCTTTTTAATAAAGCAATGTTCTCCTCTGTAACTGAGAAGgtcctgaaaaagaaaatacccTACCAATACAAAGCTAGGAGTTTTATATGACAAAACTTTGCTGTGCTTGGAAACCTGCCTCTCTAATGTTATGGTTTGTATATTAGGCCTatagtattgtttattttaattaggCTATTGATTGAATTGacattattgtttattatttctaTTCTCCTTAATGTAGTCTTAccaacatttaaaaactgtTCACTGTTCATTTTTACTATTGTATTTTTTTCGTTTGTAGCCTGTgtcactttggacaaaagtgtctgcCAAATCCcataactataaccataaccataattTTCAACTTACCTGATTCCTGCATGCTGACAGTCGATTGGTCGCCGCATGCGGTTTTCATTGGCTTTCATTGTTACCCCTTGGCTTGTGCCACTGCTGTGGTAGACTCGTGCAGGAGgactttgtttgtgttgttgatgatgatgtatGGCTCAGCTCAGCATCTCTGGCTCTTGCCAGGTCCAAGCGTTGATTAGACCCACGACGTGTGAGCAGTAGCTTGTCGCGCTAAAAAAATATAAGCAGTAGAATGCTATCATTGCAAAGTGGTCAGGctaatgttttgtgtttaagACTTATGGCtaagctgtttgatttataatgATTAGACTATTTCACTTACCATGCTGTGCGTTAACATAGCTGTTCCtcaatgtgtgtttttcccatttgaatggtcagcgtaTGAGGCGGCTGCTGCTTGCGCTGGGACCTATGGGCTTTAGCATAACATTATTCGCTAATCAGTTGCAtattatgtcgtggatatatccctcgaatgcatactgcagtcGCTTGTCAGGCGAAGCAAGagtaactaaggagggcggagcttagcgaagggtcaattaagcataggtgtgattggcaaaggacaaaaaaagcaGGAAGATATACGCCGCGACCATAAAATTGTCATCACTACATAGTTCAAGTATAAGTTACTTTAAACATATCAATAGCCACTCTGATCATATTCTCCTCCTCAATGCTCCATAAAGAAGCAAAGAACGGTCATCAAAGACAAATAGCATATGAAATGAATCATTACTCTCTGTCAGCTTCACGCTCAGAAAAGAATATCATTACTCTTCATCATGGTTTGTGAGACCAAACACTTTAGAAACACATTTCTCAAGTAAGAAACTATAGAAATGATCCCTGAAAGTATAGTCTTaaggaatgaaaaaaagaggCCATTTAGAGAACGGTTGTTCTCACTCATGGTTCCTCCCTGCCATCAACAAGCTCCTCCACTTGCTGAGTCTCGTCCAGTCATGTGTCATCACTGCATGACTCTTACAACACAGCTGTTAGGGTTAGAGAAAGTACTTAGGTAAAAAAAACGCTTGTATAAAAGGTCTTTAGTAagtaataagtaagtaagtcagCGAGTAAGTTAGTAAGTGGTAAAAAGTAATCAAGTTAGTAAAAAAAGTTACACTGACAAATTTTGTCAAAGTTCTAAATAATGGCAACAGAAAAGGCTAATTTCTCTCACTGACTGAAAGAAGTCAGACAGGCTGCATTACATGTAAAGTCCCAGTTTACATTAAAGacagtgtaaaataaaaatgaggatATTTATTGTAATTACATAACATGTCATACATGAAAGGGAACTAAATGGAGAACACAGGTCCTGGTGCAGGTAATAAACGCacacaattaaaaatatgacagtagagatataaaaaatatatatacatatacatttaaaaGGCTGTAAGGTCTGTAACTAAGTGGCCAAGTGGGCACAAAGTGCAGCATTGCCCTGAGTAATAATTCTGAGTAATAACTAAATTCATAGTTAGCAGCAGTTGGTACGAAGACTGCAGACTGCAGAGTGACTATTGCTGAACGCAAAAGGAGTTAGGTCTGGCTGTATTTTAGCTGTAAAGACAGCAGCGACGCTGTGTGTGGAAAGACAGTGAAATACAGTGGTGACACTACAAACCTCGCTAAACATCTGAGGTTAAGTGATAAGAGTGAATATGATGATATAATGAAGCGGCGGTCTGAGGAGGAGGTCCAGGGCGAGAGGACGCAAGGTGCTAGGGCAAGACAAACTTCAATCAGTGAGTCATTTGGCAGCAGCGGCAAAAGTTATCCAGGTACAGGGAGATGGCGCGATAGTCGCGTTATCACTGACTGTGGGAAAGTTATTCACGTCTGTTCCCCGGAATCCCAGCATTCTTACAACAAGCTAACAGAAAGCAGTTTGTTCAAATAGAAAATACAtagtgaaataataaaaaagtctgAATAATAGTGAAACATGAAGTTTGGagcctatttttattttattttttttgtaaacatgaatgttttGTGAAAACAATTTGAGTTACCGGTTTTCAAGGGTGCCTGATTTACATGTGTTGTAAAGAACAGCAAAAAGTGAATATGGAATATTTTGTGACAAGGTTAAgagtcaacatttttttatttgtgtgtaattTTCAACCTGTTTTACTGTACAAGTCTCTGAGATTTTCtttataattaaataatatgAGAGTATTTTATTGTCTTGTCATTATGCAGCTATAATGTGGAATTGGTAAGCCTACAGCctacttttttactttactttaaactAGTTGTCGCATCACACTACAAATAAAATACGTAGTACgaagtattggtatcggtaacGGTAATACCAGCCTGGGTattacttggtatcggatcgaaTAGGAGTTAAGTGGTAACGCACATCACTAGTTGATAGCAGTAAAAGTAATAATGTAGCGCATGGTTTGATAATTATCCATTAAAAGAACTATGACTCTGTTGAAGTTATAACTACatgttattttttaacacaGAATATGACCACCACTCTGACCATATTCCTCTCCTCAATGCTCCACAAAGAAGCAAAGAACGATCATCAATGACAGAGAACGTATGAAATAAATCATTAATCTCTGTCAGCTTCACGCTCAGAAAGGAATATCACGACTCATCATCGTGGGTAGCGAGACCAAACACTTTAGAAACACATTTCTCAAGTCAAGAACTATAGAAATGATCCCTGAAAGTATAGTCTTACCAATTCAACGGCTGAAAAAAGCAAGTCATTCACAGGACGATCATTCTCACTCATGGTTCGTCCTTGCCGTCACACAGGACCAAAACGACCGGCTATTGAGTAAACAAAGTATAACCGTAACAAAACCACGTCAATAAAACTTAAGTCTAAACTGTTAATAAAGCTGTTGATTTAATGGTAAAGTCCAATTCAATACAACCCACAATGCTTTGCGAATTGAGTCACAGACGTCCGTGCATTTTCTGTATTTGTCGATTTATTAAAGAAATGTACGAGGTAAAAACTTTACAACTGACCGGCCTGTTTGGACAATTAACAACATGTCAACATAGACGAggattaaaatattaaaagtagTGAAGTTTGGGTTTACACGAGATAGTCTTCAAGCAAAACGGTGCGTTGTTTGTAATGTTCCTGACAGAAACCTGGCAAAGAAATAGAGTTCCGCTTACAACCGCTACGCCAGATCCACTTCCTTTTAAGGGTTTTCAGATGCGtcaatttataaaatgtaaatgttgacaACAAGCAAAATAAAAACGGGTCTACAACAGCTAAAAGCGACATTATGTCGAAAACCGTGCATAACCTGCATTCATTTTTACCGTAACATACCGCTCCTGCTTTTTTCCTGTTTAACCAGCAGTTGCTTTCCTGCGGCATATGAGGGCAGCATTTCATTAGGTAACGTAATAACTTCATCGACGAAAGCTCAGATTTACCAAGAATTGTTAGAAACATTGGGAAATAACATAGACTGCATAAGGAAAATACACTATCACCAGGATGGACAGGACATTATTAAGTTGTAAAGGTTAGGACAACTAACAACACATTTCGAACTTTCTAGAAAAGCTGATTATTTACTTACACGTTAGTTAGCGTTACCACGGGTCTTACGTTAAATACAGAGGCCAGGTGAGATTACGTTAATTTCTTTCGCTTCTGTAGTTCGATAAACTACAGATACAATTAagcaaacacaaataaaatggaaagaACGCAACAGTAACGTTTGTAAACGGCTGACAGCCCCCCCTTTTATAGTAATGTCtgtaccatagactgttaatattaatagtGGTCTGGTCTGTATGCattaacagctaacgttagccaattTAATTAGCTAGCATTTTCACCCTCAGTGCTAAATGCCCACAACATCCTCTATGTGTCAACTAACCTTTTCTTGACGCCTCATTAGTGGCATTGTGACATCCAACTTACCGATGTAGTTCGCAGCCGTGaaaaattttaaaattaaaaaatggtTGCGTTTCGTTGCGCAAGCTCAGTGAATACCACGGATTTCGCATGTATTCTTAAAATAGTTTATTCATGCATGAACATTAATCCACCAGGTCCACTGAGGTGACAAACACATTAATTATTGCAACATGATGAATCATTTACATTATGAGGAATAACATTCCATTTTCTTCATGTCTAGAGTTCCTTAATTTCGatatattcaaaatatattCCATATTTCACACCAAGACATTCAAAAATCATATTAAATGATTTCTAATAGAAAAGATTGGGTGATAATCACAGATAGTACGCCTACATGTAATGCAATCAATGCACATGCTTTTCTGTTACTGTTAAAAGCTCCATAGTGCTAAAAAAATTTTTTCGGATGACAAAGGGAATGGAAAGAAGGCACCTATGTGGACATCTATGTcatatatagacatatattgTCATACATAGACTAAGACACAAAACAGGTTCAAGACATGTCAAATATTGAAATTACAATACAATTACTAGATTACAAAATCCCATCCAATGTCAAATCCAGGTCAAATAAATCGGTGCTGTAGTTATATTAGGATAATATAGCATCCTTACTGTAGCAATACTGTTTATATACTCTCTTAGTGCAAAGCATCACATCACCTGGCTAGATGAGATCAAACAAAATGTaagtaaaaaaagacagataatTATAAAGAGGTGAAGACAATACATATTAACAACATGTTCATTCATTCCCACAATTTCAGTCTTCTGCTATATATTAACTAACATTACTGTTATTCATTGTACATGGATAATCATTATCAAacaatttttagttttttaaatacTGTTGTGCTCTTTAAGTTGTTACAGGTTGTAGTGCAGCAGTTCAGCTAACCTTACCTAAAAtgcatatatctatctatatatatatagttttaattAGTAATGGAAAATGTCGTTCATTAAGTGAAAATATAATTTGGTTGGTAGAACTTTAAACATGCTGTAACTTGCTTAGTTATATACTATTGTTATACAATGTTTTTTATAGCTTTTAAAAAAGGTAGATTTATCCAAAAtagaaataatcattagttgcagttcTACTGACTGTTGAGGAGGTGCCATGCTTGGAGATTAAAGTCATAGTCTAATCTTCGTTATATACACTGTAAATCGTAATTTACTTTGGCATCAGATCAAGACAATGAGAAAACAGGAACCAGAACAGGAGATATGTTGCTCATTATCATCATACAGTGATACAGAGTGTCAGTCAGCTGTGTGCAGGCATGCTTGTAGTTA from Sander vitreus isolate 19-12246 chromosome 2, sanVit1, whole genome shotgun sequence includes the following:
- the LOC144536033 gene encoding LOW QUALITY PROTEIN: uncharacterized protein LOC144536033 (The sequence of the model RefSeq protein was modified relative to this genomic sequence to represent the inferred CDS: inserted 2 bases in 1 codon; substituted 1 base at 1 genomic stop codon); this translates as MPKRCAYGLCKCDTRYPKNLDGEVEFFPFPKPKTQVEKCRACGRPHAQLNVDRINXNTYVCSNHFVNRRPTPEYPNPIAALPVSVLRREHXGACWRSPRKKIGMKPAPQTQQEASTSSFTDTDTFHSTTQQSDSTYEEHDIGDHGEELRTLQDALANHKQDIMNLKLQLEAKDGQLHHLQKELQFAHTSDALNPEILNQSHVPD